The genomic window acgcttggccggtctgctagttatatataaattacgcgtctcgttgtttgtccgctatggactcctaatcTACTTAAccaatttcaatcaaatttgcacaacgtgtgcagtttgatctaacttaaaagataggatcccttacatcttaatttatacctgcaatattaatttattgcaaattatttgtttattatttgacagtcacaattctaacagatggcgctgtgttgaaagtaccaacgtttcacataagctacaatttaatggcataaccaccaaaaagcatggtggtccccatgactggtgttctcctaccggttcccttgaatagtttgctactatgtaatatgacaaaaaccttagccacagcaacgcttggccggtctgctagttatatataaattacgcgtctcGTTGTTTGttcgctatggactcctaatcTACTTAAccaatttcaatcaaatttgcacaacgtgtgcagtttgatctaacttaaaagataggatcccttacatcttaatttatacctgcaatattaatttattgcaaattatttgtttattatttgacagtcacaattctaacagatggcgctgtgttgaaagtaccaacgtttcacataagctacaatttaatggcataaccaccaaaaagcatggtggtccccatgactggtgttctcctatcGTTTCCCTAGAATAGTATACtactttgtaatataacagAAACCttagtctgctagtatataaataaaacaaaatattaacaattatgttgctatataaaataaaacaaaaacatatagaatagaatatataagaaatttttaatactattcTTTActcataaacaataatttaaagatcAATGAATCGTCGAATAAGAGCTGAAGAAATGTTGCGCAATGCCAGTTTTCCTGGCACTATGGCCCTGCGCGAACGGAGTAGATTGTCTACTCCAGCTGCCCATAGTGATCTACCCATAGATCCATCTCCAGGACCGGGTGTTGCTTCAGTATCATCAGGTGATCTAAGATCAGCAAGTCCGACAAAAGGACGCCGAAAATTGACAAAGAACTTCATCACAACTAGTCCACAACCATTTCGATTCAATACAGCTAGTAGGGCAGATAAAAAGGTAAGAAAATTACATCAAATTATTCCTTTTAAAAGCTGGTGATTAGCTTTTCCCGCCTGACAATCCAATTAAACACGTAGGACTTTATTTGTTGCGAGAAGACTACATCTGCCTACTGTGGTAAGCAAAATATttcctattaatattttagatgAAGGAAATACAAAGAATATATCGAGACAAATCGGACAGCACAAGTCAGCAGTGTGTATCTGAGCCGGCAAAGGCCTATTCAGCGTTGGATTTGAATACTGCAGCAGTTGGTAGATCTAATTTAGCAGCGTTATTGCGAGCTGAGGCTGTACGGAGAAAATTTGATATAGAAGCTGCGCAACGAATGTCTGAACAACGAAGACAACATGAATCGAAATACAGGGATCGGTTGTTGAGGACTAAGCCAGCCTGGCATCTTGTGAAAAATaagtaagttttaataaacttagtACGAACCACTTAGCTTATCTGATCGTTTGACTCATTTTTTAATAGTACCCAATAGCAAAATTATGCGTTATTTGTCACATATCAAATGTTATGATCACATCAATTGACTGctgcttaaaaaaaatacaataactaTTCCTGTCGTTTGTACACCCACTTTACGCACACTAAACCCGCAAAACACGGTGCCATGAAGACATTATTTCATGgacgtttatatatattttttaaaaatattaatttgacacGAATTATCTTACTTTTCCTATTTTGTAATATCAACCCCACCTTTTACAGCCACGAAGAGGACATAGCAATAAGATTGCAAACTCGAAGAGATGAAGAGCGTCTTCGAAGGGAGGAGTTTCTGCATGAAATGGAATTAATGTATGGTCGAGTCCGGCAACAGCCCTTGCTTTTTGAGAGGTATTATGCCCCCCGACCTCCGAATACACCAATTGATTTCACCCAGCTATCTCCAAGGAAGAGtccaaaaaagaaaaatctacgAAAGAAGAGCTCTTGTAGATCGTCCGATATTGAAGATAATCTTCTGAAGTATTTAgagaaaattgataataaagtttttgagGGCTCTGATGGACATAGCAGCTCTGATCGAGTATAAAATGTACTCAAGGCAATCATATCAGAAAATGTGTGTCATAGACTTTgtcaaatattatgtatgtatttcacatgtgatttctaaataaatattgtacataCACCACATCAATGGCCTCacttctattatatatattttcctatagCACTAACAGGagtagtgttgcccaaaatcggtcttggtcttgcagtcttggtcttgttctTGCGTCCTcgcaagaccaataccaataccaagactgaacCCTGCAAGACTTGAGCAAGACAATACTTAAGCCTGCAAGACTCTTGCGTCTTGGAGTTAAGGCAAACTGAGATTTGGgcgttattaagtaggtatttggtttcaatcccgattttgagaaacgttccccagtatcaaaaccgtaggtatcacatatcataacactaaactaagggCTGCAGTTGTATTTGCAGTTGGCAACGTGCCGCTCGTCTGAAAGCACCCTGAAAcgtattgtattgattaggtaggtaagtacttattatatttcaacaatttattaagtaggtagcgTGTTAATACTCACAAATCTGTTCCCACCATCCCATGTGATAAAATTTACCTAGAATAACTTTCTAGCAAAGTTCATACCTTGTAGgtatctacctataataatatgttatgcttgtttatgtctaatgtgcagatctaacgttagtactcgtaggttggtatgtgcttaaaattatagctaacaaaattatataaacatcatgTAGGTGTGAAACTTAAAAGttgtttcaaagtttatattattcttctatttagcaaaatttaaaactaacagcgAGTCGAGTAGGTCTAGTAAGTAGTAACAGTTTCTACGGCAGCCAATATTATGGTACAGACGCCAGCACATCAAGCTACTACAATCTATCAAATTTCTTCACAGATTTTCAAGTTTATCGCTAAAGAATTAAGGTTCAAAGTTGATTGGGGAAATGTGACTTTCTGCGAATAGACTGTTGGTAGGTCGGTgtattatatacctacttatttgataatttaccgaCAAAGACGCCGCGGTTTGCAACAAGTGTATCACAGCATTTGACACTGTTTGAGCGCCGCATTCGCCGACAAAGAGTACGGACAGAGGCACACCTATTTTGGTAGGGTTGGTAGaggagtataaaattaaatgaccttgaagatgtcccagcagtaggtaggtataaattgaatgctctgagtttcttttatttaaatacattctcaCACTGGCTTGAATTCGAACACTACAGCGTTAAAATCTGTCGGGCgagatgataattaataactaagtaggtatcgcatctattgaattgcgaatattttgatttcgaaataatcattgttaatatcggtaaatgatagatagtgagtgatacctaggtactaaaatgtgagcagcaagattgaaaagtgtatatgccatgtcagtgctttcaataagtttattttaaaaaagctctctagtaagatttagagtttaccattcaattacacacaacaaattattgaaaaacaaaaattatgaaaaagatatttagactGAGTACTTAGGAAATTAGTAGTGTAGTGGATAAACGTTGtgttaacttaattttatttttctgtgctaaTGCCAACATTGACAACCccaccaaaataggtaaaaatttagtccgCTTCTAGACTTTGTATTGCCGCCGTCGCTTTCATGTCAAAGGTCGCCGCCACTGCCCATgttctaaagaataaaattaaatattatgacactatctggtcaatatattcttgaagccttgttgtatgtccaaaaaaatataaacgattttaaaacaaatggtgacttttaccagtataatacgcgaaatagaactaatttgagtgtacgaccaaccaggctccaaaagataaaccactccttatatggaaattgtattcgtttttacaacaaactcccaagcgaaattagagaattatcactaaataaattcaaagccctcgttaaacgaaaattaatcaacaaagctttttataaatttgagaactacttaaatgatcctaatccttgggattgaattgctccagttcaaacaatttgtatgacaatacttggcgattaaaaagagtggcggaaagtttcttgccagttcttcttacccgctctacgcccttgacttgcgaactggtagtaaatgtaaatttatgattaatttaacttgacgattcaaaagtgtacttggttacccacttgaataaagatattttgagtttgagtttaacaAACTTGAAACGTGGAAAAGCTCCAAATATGAGCGATGTCATATACTCATATTGCTTtacacattttgttttaaaatcacagACTTCCAAAAATCGAGATTTGCAGTGTcggtttatcaacttctatcgTACCTACTCTAGTAGCGACTATTGTCTTCAGCGttgatttactaaataaataaaagtgtaggtacgacgattatttttctaaggaatacaattttgttgtagtaggtacctacatcgTTTCTTACTTACACATACTTTAACGACAGTACCTATGTAGCAAAGCGCGCCAGTCACGAGTACGACAAAttgcctaaaaaatgtacctacGCACACTGTAATGAAATCTGCTAATCTCAACACAATGCCTGTAGCCTGCCTGCTATTATTGGTTGATGAACATTGTACATTGGTGAATGCTCCAGGATAGCCCGCAAGCCCCCACAAATAGCAATAGGCTAATAGGTATTTGCAAGTCTCGCGAGACTTGCGAGACTCTTGCTGCAAgatcaagaccaagactgagagcgcaataccaataccaagaccaggtgtattgacgcaagacaataccaagactggcctaagtctcgtcttggtcttgcatttgggcaacactaaaCAGGAGTATCAGTTGATAGTTATTGATATCAAATATCTAAGACTTCTTGGTACGTTTTCAGCATCTACCAAAGAGAATAACATAACagaaacaacataaaataaatctattaatataatataatataatatatattatcacaataaatatttcaattatctCGATAAATTGTTTTCGATCCAAGGCATATATTTCGATATCCTTGTATAGACACCAGGAATACCTGGACGGCCGCAGAACTTCGAACCCGTACTTGTTATTCCAAATAAGTACCAGTTTACTTCATGATCTTCAACTACTTGTCCAATAAGAGGCCCACCAGAGTCCCCTTGACAGCTGTCCTTGTTTTTAACTCCTCCAGCACAGATTACAAAAGGATCTCTCGAATCACGATCCAAATTTAATGCCGCACGACATATGTCGTAAGATACAGCGTTTATGGACAGCTTGCGTTTTTTCGTCGAGATCCTACCTGAAAGAGTTAATTTGGGAGTAAGTGTAAATTTACTTTCACATTTAAGTAGTAAAAATCTGATATCGCacaaaatgtgtaaaaaatttatgtgTTAAAAATCTGGTGCATACTTTGCATATTTTCTCACTTAAATGAAAGTACCTCTACTTTTACATAAATGGTAATTGcgtcttttataatatttttattactatctatatatatatatagataataataaaaatattataaaatgcttATATTAGTGTTTatctcataatatttttttcggttTTCTCTTGTTAACTTGTCAACATTTTGGATGAAAGTTTGCGCATGGAAATTTCGTAGCAAATGTAGAAAGTAGATATTTGAGTGAGACGCTTACCATACTCTGTAATTCCCCATCCAGCTGTCATGTAAGAATTATCATTAGTATAATCTTGGCTTGCTACATATTCAGTGGTTGGTAGGCACGCGGGTTTAATAAAGTctgtgaaaataatattaattataagagAAAATGGATCCAAAGTCGAAACAATTAATTACAGTAGCATTCAACATGGTCTGGGATGTCCAAAGCTATGTAGGTAATATTATAGGGTTTAATATAGTTGTACTGAGGTGGAAATTTTAAAGgtatttcatacaatttaagacaactcattggtctagtggttagtacccctgactgcaaatccatgggtcccgggttcgatccccggctgagacgaacatcgatgtgatgagcatttggtgttgtgcttaggtcttgggtgtttaaatatgtatttatatgtctatctatctataatatgtatgtatatccgttgcctagtacccataacacaagcttcaccagcttagcatgatgggactaggtcaattggtgtaaattgtctttaaaaaataaaaataaaaaaaataatacaatgaaaagtgtttttaaatatttccttttcttaaatttgtttacattgGTAAAAGATAAATTTCGCCGGATTCtggttatattaaataaaataattctgaaATTCTTATAGCCTAAAGGAACAAAGGCatgaaagttttaatttttcattggTTGTTATTAAGCTCTATAAGGGTTGTTTAATCGTTATTCTAAAGCTTATTCGGAGCTTAGTCAAGATCTTCTCTATCGCAGTCGGAAGCAATTTACTCACCAGTAAAGTTAACAGGTTCATCCAAAACCACAATAGCTATATCATGTATAGGATCGCTGCGTGGATTAAAGTAAGGATGTATTATTGTTTGTAATACTTTTCTATCTTCAGGCGGATCGCTGCATCTATTGTCACTGCAATCGGCTGATATCGTTGAATCCCATTCCCCAAGACGAACTGATAAACTATAAGAAAAAGTTCATATCAGTTCAGTACATTTAGGTGTATGTTCTTTAGACGAGAGAGAAAATAGgtcaaatatgttttttttttaatttaggtcTTTGACGGAAATAAACCgggttttaaattacatctaattgatgtttttatttctttttggcTTAAAAGCACTCGGAAGTttggtaaataatataataatttcgaaatttaaagttctaggttatgataatattatacttacaGTTTACTTGGAGTAGTAAAGCAATGTGCTGCAGTTATAACATGCcgatttgttattaatgtcCCAGAACAAGCATAACCATCTACAATAAAAAGGTCATTAACTCAAAAGGTTAAAACGTGAAAATCTTATATTTGCCGTATAAACATATCATGACCACAACATATAATTGCCGAACGGATCAAATATTCTGTGATATATCAAGGAgaatattatctttttttcAATTGTAGGATTTGATCAGTCCGCTGTATTAATTAAGTCATGCAATACATGTATACTAAGagtttataattatagtaatacTCAAAAAGAAACGTACTCTTCTAAGAAACTAAAATCGATGTCATATCGTTATAAAAAGTCTATAATCCAGCACAgctgattttaatataacgaTGTATTATGTGTAtagtgtaattaataatattattttttagattaggggtaagattcagaaacgtgACTAAGCTAAGTTTGACTCCCAtatgtcaaaaatttattggattttgaATTCCACCCTAGGACTCGTATACGTAGTGGTGAATTTGTAAATACTTACTATCGCTAAAATAAAGCCGAACAATCCAAGGAAAATCATACAGTGACGCAATTTCGCCACCCACTATTCTGTCTTCAATCGCTTGTTTGCCACAAACATGTCTAGATGGTAAAATTGTAGAGGTTTGGGTAACCGGAGGTCTTGCCGGTGGTCTGGTTGTGCCTCTAGGAGGTGTAAATGTTGTGATGTCTTCTTGTTGAAAATGAATTACTGATTCGTCTGTGTCTGGCGTTTCCTCAATCGGACAGCATACctgaagtaattaaaaataaaataggctaCAACACAACAGCCATACGGCACATAATATTTCATCAgctttatgtttaaattaaacgaGCGTTATAAAGGCAATAAGCAAAGTAAGTTGACGATGATTAGAATAGTCCTCcatttatattgaattaaaaagtcTATAAGAGTATATCTCCTATATTTATGATAACTTGACACTCCTAAATACCCTAAACTCAGATttgtgtatctgttttgtgatcatttgttttttttttcatatttttattattacgtgAGCATATTccgtgcctgacacgccgtcaactCTTTGGACCTAAGGTTTACTCACAATTATTTTCttagcgagtgttaaatgcgcattaatattgtgcacagccgggttgagagtcgcacgctgaactCGCTAACTGGGCCACACTGCTTCTGTCTTTTaacattttagttaaataCTGTTAACAAATATAGCTTTTGTATTTTACATACCAGAGGCACAATATTCAAATGTCCACACGATAATAAAGTCTCAGCTAGTGTGTCGTTATGTTccttcattaaatttaatgcaAATTTACAAGAACTCAAAAGCATGCAACGCCCCTTTAAATTCTTTCGCTGACATGGCGTATCCAGGAGATTGTAATCTTCTGAAATGATAACACGATAAATTAGAAACTGCACATAGAACAGATGCATAGCATTGAAAATGAGAACTATCGCAGTGGAACACTAGGAATTTAGCAGTGGTACTttcgtattatatattttattgatatacttTCGATTGTTCGTACGtgttattcttaatataataaaatttaactaaaattgttcggtttaatattttattttaatttggcCAGTTTAAAGATTTTGTGCACAAAAAGAACCAGCGGtgttttaggtctgggcctcagatttttgtatctttttcttgatcatttgttttttccaTAGTCTAGTAGatgatcaaccttctgtgtctgacacataGATTTTGGTTTTGGTCTAAGGCGTACCGGTTTTCTTAcgatatttttcctttaccgtacaAGCGAGTGTACGATTAAATGCGCACGTATAAAGACCATCGGTGTACAGttggggttcgaacctacgacccagaggtcgtaggttcgaatccCATCCCATCCCAGAGGATGATAGTCGCACTCTGGAGCTATTGCTCTTCTTAAAAAGAATCGTTTTAACTGTTgtcactatttaaaaaaattataaacatacatgttttaatattataaacttgcAGTGTTTTTTGTTGGGTTGAATATTAGGAAGTTCCATTCATCCAAACATTATTTTGGATTCATTATTTGAGTATACCTAGTCTAGGTATCGCCAAAAATAAACTTGAcggtaaaaaatatgaattgacCAAGTCTGCTGTTTCATCTACAAATATATCCAGTTTGCCTTGAAGACAAGTCGCAACTATCGCCCTATTTTGATAATACAAGAGAAGTGGATGACCTCTTACAACCTTACCTATATcttttctaaatataattaagtctACTGCAAATATGTAAGGTGACCAactattttttgttcaaaaaCTGTACTCCAATTTGCAAGTATTtcaaatgtgaaaaaaaagaaaaaaaaactataaaaacgtgattttcttttaaaaacgataacgataaaaaatatttttcttcggAGTGGATTTTTTTCGCTAAATGAAATGTTCGTCTAATAATGTAGCCACATCCGAACAACTTTCATTTTGCATATTAAATTTGACTGTTAAGACGgcagataatgtttttacagAAAGTTGCGACTTCTTACTGCTCCAACAATCATTCCCTAGTAAAAATACCCTTTCAACTGCAGCATTAGTGCCTGGACaactaaaataatctaaaaaatgtttcagaaATACAAATGAGTACTTTCAGAGTACGGATTTAAAAAGAGTACGGTTAGCGATAAACGAGTACAAAACTCGGTAAATGAGTATAGTTGGTCACCTTAAAATATGTAACCTAAAAAGTAtcaatgaataataaacaaaaacatataatactACAGTATGTAACATTATCAATTATGTAATGTTTTGTTATCAAAAAGTTTGAGTTAGTgactttaaaaagttatatttcgtGTGTTTGTTTCTGCTATATACACGAATATAAGGCTGTATTATAAATCATTGCAGATTCTCATGAATCAGTTTGTTTTGCAAGAGATGGAAAAACCAATGTACgcgcaaaataataatactaattaagCACTTACCACTTAAACAAGTTGACAAGGTGAGTAATAAAATCCAAAGCGAACACACTTTGTACATATTTATCAACGGTtttggtattatttttaatataatgatgtttatatttaaatttaacaaaattacacacCGTTTCCTCCTTGTACCAGAGACATACTAACGCATGATGCTCTGTGCTTTAGTATAAGACCTAAATATACGTACgtcatttgtttaaaagtgATGTGCAACTTAGTCAAAACCTACGGGACTTTAACTGTGACGTATTGGAAACTTTGAGGAAAatgtttgttataaaatataagctatttatatttatgaatattccTATGACATAAACATTCAGAATAGAACGTTATAATATCCGTGTTTAgctatttataaacatttagtagattttaggtcgttaaataaaatggcatttaaaatcgtataattttattataaattttcaagGCATTATCACCTACTTTATCAcagaaacttttttattaactttaattctTACCAAGAAAagtcatatttatatttgtgatTTTGGCTACATCCTTTATAAGTGTTCGTGATGTAAAAAAAGATAACATATATTCCATTCGttctatattaatttcaatatttttttattgatgctGACTCCCGCCTGGCTTATTATTGTGAGATAGTATAAGATGCAActgtgataaattaaaaagattaaaGTAAAGCTAtaacatttcaatattatctaaaatccattttataaattggGGTACAGAAGCATACACTCCAGGTTTTCTTATACCGCATATAGTAGGCCCAAATGACACGACACCCATAAGAAAACTTTTGGGTCCTTCCAGTGTGTCAAATACCTGGAAAAATTATTCGTTTTAGATTAACGACGAACTTTTTGGAGAAATGTTGGGGTTTTGACTAATAGCAATTAATAAATGCTGGTTgtgtttttatgaaatataaaaatatatctattctATTTTTCTAGGTACTGAACGTcaataacgaaaaaaaatatgattctatatttttgaaaGATTAAATTTGTTAGAAGTTCtaaaatcaagggcgtaggaCGGACGAAGAGAACTCTTCGCCATTCTTTTCAAtagtaaagtttttgttttataaaattggaaGAAGCTGTAACCATTCTCTATCAGTCCTATGCGacctactttaaaataaagtcgGAATTGTAACCTCTTTGGACACGTTTGATTGTCTGGTTTTTCATAAGTCgccttaaatttaattattgtctttAAGCATGGCTGTTACGTTAATTGAAATAAGACCTACCTTCATTAGTGGACCTCCTGAGTCGCCACCACAGGCATCCTTATTTAATTGTGCGCCTGCGCATATTTCTGACCTTGACAGTTTGAAGCCTTTACCAAAAGTCTCACAAGTTTCTGGTTTTACTATTGGGATCTAGAGATAAATTTCATCcataagatatataaaactaacttTTTTGACAGGCTTTAACTGacaaatttgattattatgatatttttttcttaataggtaAGGCGaacagccttctgtgcctgacacacgtcatTATAAAGTCTAAAAAATTTCCAGCACCGTATGAGCaagtgcaatttttttttttttttttatagaacggggggcaaacaggcaggaggctcacctgatgttaagtgataccgccgcccatggacactctcaatgccagagggctcgcgagtgcgttgccggccttttcgGCAATAGCCGTGTTGCCTATCTAGGTAAAACTGCTCTTACCGAaacaaattgtaatattttagcGCGTTCCTCTGTCGTCATGTTCATTTTACCCCATCCTGCCACTGTTAATATCTCGCCAATTTTCAAGTCAGCTAACTCCTCGTCTTTCGGCAGACATATTGGACTCACATAATCTGaaaaaaagtgtatttttattactcataTTCTAAgcactatattaaaatatttctgtaataCACGTTTTTGacaatgaaatatataattatgaaaactaaattaaattataataagtgttatatttaatttaaagttaaatatataaaagtaaaaaggagttaaaga from Pieris napi chromosome 12, ilPieNapi1.2, whole genome shotgun sequence includes these protein-coding regions:
- the LOC125054800 gene encoding uncharacterized protein LOC125054800 isoform X5; this encodes MNRRIRAEEMLRNASFPGTMALRERSRLSTPAAHSDLPIDPSPGPGVASVSSGDLRSASPTKGRRKLTKNFITTSPQPFRFNTASRADKKMKEIQRIYRDKSDSTSQQCVSEPAKAYSALDLNTAAVGRSNLAALLRAEAVRRKFDIEAAQRMSEQRRQHESKYRDRLLRTKPAWHLVKNNHEEDIAIRLQTRRDEERLRREEFLHEMELMYGRVRQQPLLFERYYAPRPPNTPIDFTQLSPRKSPKKKNLRKKSSCRSSDIEDNLLKYLEKIDNKVFEGSDGHSSSDRV
- the LOC125054637 gene encoding uncharacterized protein LOC125054637, whose product is MYNKIKYLLCLVITYGSVIDNERTEILNHPAWRELDQFDCGFSAADRIIGGLNASLGQFPWIIRIGYIIDGEDELDWMCGGALISDRHILTAAHCLQTAGEGYEVSTIRLGEYNTETNPDCQLQVCAPPYQDRKMMIKRIHQSFNTPPFHNDIAIILLDRPVELNDYVSPICLPKDEELADLKIGEILTVAGWGKMNMTTEERAKILQFVSIPIVKPETCETFGKGFKLSRSEICAGAQLNKDACGGDSGGPLMKVFDTLEGPKSFLMGVVSFGPTICGIRKPGVYASVPQFIKWILDNIEMLYFQYVTYVSGTRRKRCVILLNLNINIIILKIIPKPLINMYKVCSLWILLLTLSTCLSEDYNLLDTPCQRKNLKGRCMLLSSCKFALNLMKEHNDTLAETLLSCGHLNIVPLVCCPIEETPDTDESVIHFQQEDITTFTPPRGTTRPPARPPVTQTSTILPSRHVCGKQAIEDRIVGGEIASLYDFPWIVRLYFSDNGYACSGTLITNRHVITAAHCFTTPSKLLSVRLGEWDSTISADCSDNRCSDPPEDRKVLQTIIHPYFNPRSDPIHDIAIVVLDEPVNFTDFIKPACLPTTEYVASQDYTNDNSYMTAGWGITEYGRISTKKRKLSINAVSYDICRAALNLDRDSRDPFVICAGGVKNKDSCQGDSGGPLIGQVVEDHEVNWYLFGITSTGSKFCGRPGIPGVYTRISKYMPWIENNLSR
- the LOC125054800 gene encoding protein FAM161A isoform X4 — translated: MKPFSFTKREENGSGVCDRAVQAMPKCKKKKKFRARPVPKNLFSNYFYDKIKEDNFFRSMNRRIRAEEMLRNASFPGTMALRERSRLSTPAAHSDLPIDPSPGPGVASVSSGDLRSASPTKGRRKLTKNFITTSPQPFRFNTASRADKKMKEIQRIYRDKSDSTSQQCVSEPAKAYSALDLNTAAVGRSNLAALLRAEAVRRKFDIEAAQRMSEQRRQHESKYRDRLLRTKPAWHLVKNNHEEDIAIRLQTRRDEERLRREEFLHEMELMYGRVRQQPLLFERYYAPRPPNTPIDFTQLSPRKSPKKKNLRKKSSCRSSDIEDNLLKYLEKIDNKVFEGSDGHSSSDRV